The Agromyces mariniharenae sequence GCCCTGGGTCGAATTGCCGACGGCCATGGTCGACTACCTCCTTGTAGTTGGCGACGCGGGTTAGGGGGACGCGCTGCAGGCGATTCTCACCATGTGCACTGGTGAGCGGCAATCGCGTATCCCGCACAGCGGGTGTGCATTCCTGCACACTTGCCCGCGCGCCGAGCGCGTGGGTCGGGTCACCCGACGACGATACGCCGACCGCGGCCGGGTGCCGTCCGCATGGCTCGAGGGTGGGCGGGGTCCACCCGACGCCCGTCAGCCCGCGAGCTGCTCGCGGAACGCCGGCGGGCCGCCGGGCACGGCGCGAGCGGATGCCGCGGCGGCGACGAACCCGTCGGGACGCACGAGGTACACGAGCGACGGGTCGAGCCGTCGGTACGGGTCGGGCGGGAACGCGTGCGCCTCGAGCCCGAGCGACGCCGCGATGGCCCGCACCTCGGGCTCGTACGCGCCGTACACGTGCACCTGCCACGTGAATGACCGCAGCACCGCGAAGTTGTCGGGCTCGCCGCCGGTCCACGGCAGCCGGCGCCCGACGATTCGGTCACGGGTCGGGTGCCGCCACGACATCCGGTAGTGGATGCGGGTCTGCGAGAGGTAGCCGAACACCCGCGAGCCGCCCGCGATGCGTGGGACCACGCGCACGACGATCGGCCCGATGAGGGGCACGATGCGGCCGCGCACGAACCGGGCGATCCGGCCGTCGGACGTCACGACTGCGAACGCCCGGTCGGTCGTCGCGACGAGCGTGCGGCCGACCGGACGGCGCTCGGCCTCGTAGCGATCGAGGCGCGCATCCGGCATGCCGCGCACGAGCACGTCGGCGAACGCGCACGCGAGGTCGTGCGCCTCCTGCAGCCCCGTGTTCATGCCCTGCGCGCCGACGGGCGAGTGGATGTGCGCCGCATCGCCGGCGAGGAAGCACGGACCCTGGCGGAACCGCGCCGCGAGCCGGTGGTGCAGGCGATAGGTCGCGAACCATGAGGACTCGGCGTAGTCGACGCCGAACTCGCGGTGCACGAGCGCCAGCACGTTCGCCTCGCGCAGCTCACCCGAGGCATCGAGGTCGCGGTCGTGCACGACGCCGAGCAGGCGCATCCGCCCGGGCCCCATGGGAAACGCGAGCAGGAAGTGCTCGGCCGTGACCCGGATGTTCACGGCGCCTTCGACGAGCCCGGTCACGCCCGCCGCGTCGGCGACGTAGAAGGTGTGCACGTTCGTGATGCCCTCGAACGGGATGCCGAGCGCCTCGCGCACGCGCGAGTGCGACCCGTCGGCGCCGACGCAGTACCTGGCGCGCACGGTGACCGGCCCGTCTGGTCCGTCGAGCGTCGCGGTGACGGATGCCGCGCCGCCCTCGTCCCCGTCATGCACCTCGAGTCCCGCCAGCGCGTGCCCCCACCGCACCTCCCGACCGAGGTCGCGGAGCGCGTCGACGAGGAGCCGCTCGTTGCGACTCTGCTCGAACACGGTGAGCTCGGTGTACCGGGTCGTCCCCTTCCCGATCCCGCGGAGCTCGACGCGGCCGAACGCCCGCCGACCCGCTCCCGGCACGACCGTGACCGCGGGCGACCGCTCGGCGAGCACCCGGTCGACGAGGCCGAGCTGCTCGTAGAGCTCCATCGATCGGGCCTGCACGGCCAACGCCCGCGACTCGCGCGTCGGGCCGTCCTTGCCGTCGACGATGATCGCGTCGACGCCCTGCTTCGCGAGGCAGACGGCGAGCATGAGCCCGCTCGGGCCCGCCCCGACGACGAGCACGTCGGTGCGCAGCTCCTCGCCCCCGGCCATGCCTCCACTGTGGCATCCGCCGGCGACGGCGACCAGAGGGTGCCGCGCTCGGCCGACACATGCGCTGGGATGGACCGGACCGGCACCGACGGCCGACGCCGACGCCGACGCCGACGCGCGCGGCCCTACAGCAGGATCTCGTCGAGCGCCTCGACCTGCCGCCAGCCGGCCGCCGCCACCGTCGCGGGCATGCGGTCGGCCGCCACGAGCTCGGGCATGGACAGGCGCGTCAGCGCGGCGATGTCGGCGATCGGAACCTGGAACGTGCGGAACGGTCCGAGCGGCGGCGCCTCACCGGGCGCGGGCTCGCGCACCCCGGTGTCGACGAGTGGCGCCTGGTCGACGACGAAGCCGACCGCCGCGAGGGTGTCGTCGACGCCGGTGTTCCACGCCGCGATCTTCCAGAACCGCAGGGGCACCCGGATGCCGCGATACGGCGGGTCGCCCGCCGCGAGCACCGGCGCCGTGAACACGCTCAACCGCAGCCGGTGCGCCCTGGCGTGCTCGAGCACGTGGTCCTCCAGGCCGAGCCACAGCTGCTCGGACTGGTTGAAGCCCGACGCCTGCGGTGCGGCGTTCGTGTAGCGGAAGGTGTCGGCGTTCGCGCGCGCCGCGACGTCGAGCTGACCCCACACCGGATCGCGCCGCCGCACGAGGTGCCCGCGGTCGAGGTCGTTGTCGGCGTAGATCGCCGGGCCCGCCTGCCAGTCGACGGGGATGCGATCGTCGAACCGCCACCGGTCGCCGCGCTCGATCTCGACGAGCTCGGCACCGTCGACATTGACGCCCGTCACGCGCGCGAGGCGGCGCACGGTGTCGAGCACCACGGTGAAGTGCACGTAGTCGAGCTCGACCGAGCTCGCGGCATCCGCCTCGTCGACCCGCGGCAGCGCCGCGACCACCCCCAGGAAGCGCGCGTCGAAGCCCATGCGCCCACTCGACCACGACCCGCCGACACGTCGCGCGCGAACCGCCGAACCGCGCACGCGAACCGCGCTCGCACGCACACCCGCGAAGGGCCGACTGCGTTCGAACCGCCGGCACCCTCCCGGTCCCCGGTCCGAGCGGATGCCGACGGTCGGTCGCTGCCCTCAGACGAGGATGTCCTCGGGCGACTCGATGGCGCGCCAGCCCTCGACCCCGCGCGGCAGGTGCTCGGCGGCGACGAGGTCGGGCATGCTGAGCCCAGTCAGCGCGACGATGTCGGCGATGCGCACCTGGAACGTGCGGAACGGCCCGAGCGGCGGCACCGCGCCGAGCTCGCGCGGCAGCTTGTCGACGTCGACGAGCGGCGACTGGTCGACCACGAACCCCGTGGTGGCGAGGCCCGTGCCGTCGTGCCAGGCCTCGACCTTCCAGAACCGCAGCGGGATCCGGATGCCCCGGTACGGCGGGTCGTCGTCGGCGAGCACGGGACCCGTGAACACGCTGAGCTTCAGCTCGTGGACGCGGGCGTGCTCGAGCACGTGGTCCTCGAGGCCGAGCCAGAGCTCCCGCGACTGGTTGAACCCCGACGCCTGCGGCGCCGCGTTCGTGAACCTGAACGTGTCGGTGTTCGCCCGTGCCGCCTCGGCGGGCTCTCCCCACACCGGGTCGTTCCGGCGCACGAGGTGCCCGCGGTCGAGGTCGTTGTCGGCGTAGACCTCGGGTCCCGCCTGCAGCTCCTCGGGGATCCGGTCGTCGAAGACCCAGCGGTCGTCGCGCGGCACCTGCACGAGCCGGGTGCCGTCGATGTTCACGCCGGTCACGCCCGCGAAGCGACGCGTGGTTTCGAGCATCACCGTGAAGTGCTCGTAGGCGAGCTCGACGGATGCCGCGGCCTGCGGGTCGGGCATCGTCGGCATCGTCGCCGGCACGCTCAGGAATCCGGGGTCGAAGCCTGCGGCCTCGCCCGTCGCGGCGTCGGGCGGGACGTCCGGTGCGCCGGTCACGTCCGCGCGGGTCTTCGTCGATCGCTCGTCGATGTCCATGATGTGCCTCCGTGCTCCGGGCCGCGCCCGGCCCCACGACTCTGAGGGTTCCTCAGGACAGGTCTACCCCTCCGGTGTGGAGCCGGCATCAGGGGTCGCACGGAGTCGCGGCGGAACGGCACGTCGGACCGCGCACAGGTGTCTGCACGGAATCGCCACGAGTGCCACGGTCCATTGCGTCGATCGAGGTTTCGATGACCCTTCCGTGCGCATTGCGCAGCGATCGCTCGCGAATTTTGCGGATGCGCCGACGTGTGACACGCTGCTGGCTGCCCCCCGACCCACACCCGCGCCGAGCGAGAGGATGCCGCGTGCACGCCGAGCCCCTGACGTCGAACCCGACCCGCATGCACGAGGTCTCGAGCGAGACCACGCGCCTCGTGGACCTCGTGCTCGACTACTCGCGTCGCCGGATGCTCTCGAGCGACACCCCGCTCGACAAGCCGAGCACCGAAGCGGACCTCGCGCGGCTCGCCGGCCGCACGATCGACGAGCGCGGCATCGGCGCCGGCCGCGCCCTCTCGCTGTTCGAGCACGTGCTCGCGCCCGCCTGCATCACGACCGACCATCCGCAGTACCTCTCGTTCATCCCGACCGCGCCCACGAAGGCCGCGATCGCGTTCGACCTCGTCGTGTCCGCGAGCGCCCTCTACGGCGGCTCGTGGCTCGAGGGCGCGGGCGCCGTCTACGCCGAGAACGAGGTGCTCGCCTGGCTCGCGAACGAGTTCCGCCTGCCCGCCACCGCCGGGGGCGTGTTCGTGCAGGGCGGCACACTCGGCAACCTCTCGGCGCTCGTCGCCGCGCGCGAGCACGCCCGAGCGACGCTGCACGAGGCCGGCACGGATGCCCCGGGCCGCTGGAAGGTCGTGTGCAGCGCCGAGGCGCACTCGTCGATCGCGTCCGCGGCGCGCGTCATGGACGTGGACGTCGTGCCCGTGGCCCCCGGGGAGGACGGGATGCTGCGCGGCGACGCCGTGCGGGCCGCGCTCGAGGAGCACGGGGCATCCGTGTTCGCCGTGGTGGCCACCTCGGGCTCGACGAACTTCGGCATCGTCGACGACATCGCCTCGATCGCCGCGCTGAAGGACGAGCACGACTTCTGGCTCCACGTCGACGGCGCCTACGGCCTCGCGGCGATGCTCTCGCC is a genomic window containing:
- a CDS encoding FAD-dependent monooxygenase translates to MAGGEELRTDVLVVGAGPSGLMLAVCLAKQGVDAIIVDGKDGPTRESRALAVQARSMELYEQLGLVDRVLAERSPAVTVVPGAGRRAFGRVELRGIGKGTTRYTELTVFEQSRNERLLVDALRDLGREVRWGHALAGLEVHDGDEGGAASVTATLDGPDGPVTVRARYCVGADGSHSRVREALGIPFEGITNVHTFYVADAAGVTGLVEGAVNIRVTAEHFLLAFPMGPGRMRLLGVVHDRDLDASGELREANVLALVHREFGVDYAESSWFATYRLHHRLAARFRQGPCFLAGDAAHIHSPVGAQGMNTGLQEAHDLACAFADVLVRGMPDARLDRYEAERRPVGRTLVATTDRAFAVVTSDGRIARFVRGRIVPLIGPIVVRVVPRIAGGSRVFGYLSQTRIHYRMSWRHPTRDRIVGRRLPWTGGEPDNFAVLRSFTWQVHVYGAYEPEVRAIAASLGLEAHAFPPDPYRRLDPSLVYLVRPDGFVAAAASARAVPGGPPAFREQLAG
- a CDS encoding DNA/RNA non-specific endonuclease encodes the protein MGFDARFLGVVAALPRVDEADAASSVELDYVHFTVVLDTVRRLARVTGVNVDGAELVEIERGDRWRFDDRIPVDWQAGPAIYADNDLDRGHLVRRRDPVWGQLDVAARANADTFRYTNAAPQASGFNQSEQLWLGLEDHVLEHARAHRLRLSVFTAPVLAAGDPPYRGIRVPLRFWKIAAWNTGVDDTLAAVGFVVDQAPLVDTGVREPAPGEAPPLGPFRTFQVPIADIAALTRLSMPELVAADRMPATVAAAGWRQVEALDEILL
- a CDS encoding DNA/RNA non-specific endonuclease: MDIDERSTKTRADVTGAPDVPPDAATGEAAGFDPGFLSVPATMPTMPDPQAAASVELAYEHFTVMLETTRRFAGVTGVNIDGTRLVQVPRDDRWVFDDRIPEELQAGPEVYADNDLDRGHLVRRNDPVWGEPAEAARANTDTFRFTNAAPQASGFNQSRELWLGLEDHVLEHARVHELKLSVFTGPVLADDDPPYRGIRIPLRFWKVEAWHDGTGLATTGFVVDQSPLVDVDKLPRELGAVPPLGPFRTFQVRIADIVALTGLSMPDLVAAEHLPRGVEGWRAIESPEDILV
- a CDS encoding pyridoxal phosphate-dependent decarboxylase family protein, which translates into the protein MHEVSSETTRLVDLVLDYSRRRMLSSDTPLDKPSTEADLARLAGRTIDERGIGAGRALSLFEHVLAPACITTDHPQYLSFIPTAPTKAAIAFDLVVSASALYGGSWLEGAGAVYAENEVLAWLANEFRLPATAGGVFVQGGTLGNLSALVAAREHARATLHEAGTDAPGRWKVVCSAEAHSSIASAARVMDVDVVPVAPGEDGMLRGDAVRAALEEHGASVFAVVATSGSTNFGIVDDIASIAALKDEHDFWLHVDGAYGLAAMLSPLARDRFAGVERADSVIVDPHKWLFAPFDACALIYRDPETGRRAHTQHAEYLDTLTETSEWSPSDYAAHLTRRPRGLPLWFSLATHGAAAYRDAITHSLQLAQDIAREIASRDGFRLVREPQLSVVVFEREGWTKADYDRWSARLLDEQRAFVTPSSHAGRTNTRFAIVNPTTTFEHLVAILDTMA